From the Syngnathoides biaculeatus isolate LvHL_M chromosome 10, ASM1980259v1, whole genome shotgun sequence genome, one window contains:
- the prkar2ab gene encoding protein kinase, cAMP-dependent, regulatory, type II, alpha, B — MSNSEIPAGLKELLQGYTVEVLRRRPPDLVEFAVRHFTQILQKRGRDGPAKNRGGGVAPKGVTFAADSDESARDEREEERETPVKSTTGKYNRRVSVCAEAYNPDDDEDDDAEPRVVHPKTDEQRRRLQDACKDILLFKTLEQEQFSEVLDGMFEVQVKAQEHIIDQGDDGDNFYVIERGVYDIVVAKDGVSTRVGKYDNKGSFGELALMYNTPRAATIVATQEGALWGLDRTTFHRLIVKNNAKKRRMYEAFVECVPLLKSLELSERMKIADVLGARCFKDGERVIAQVTRGNLLAVASNGPDVLSPVWPQGDAADCFYIVESGQVRIMIKSKTKAGRQDDAEVEVARCSRGQYFGELALVTNKPRAASVYAVGETKCLVIDILAFERLLGPCKEIMKRNISQYEEQLVALFGSSVDLKD; from the exons ATGAGCAATTCTGAGATCCCGGCGGGCCTGAAGGAGCTGCTGCAGGGGTACACGGTGGAGGTGCTTCGCCGGAGGCCGCCGGACTTGGTGGAATTCGCCGTGCGGCATTTTACGCAGATTCTCCAGAAGCGGGGACGCGACGGGCCGGCTAAGAACCGGGGCGGCGGGGTGGCGCCGAAAGGGGTGACCTTTGCCGCCGACTCCGATGAGAGTGCCCGGGATGAGAGGGAAGAAGAGCGGGAGACGCCCGTTA AATCCACCACTGGTAAATACAACCGCAGAGTTTCAG TTTGCGCAGAGGCCTACAACCcggacgacgacgaggacgacgacgccGAGCCGCGGGTGGTGCACCCCAAAACGGACGAGCAGCGTCGCAGGCTCCAGGATGCCTGCAAGGACATTTTACTCTTCAAGACCCTGGAGCAG GAGCAGTTCTCTGAGGTTTTGGACGGCATGTTCGAGGTGCAGGTCAAAGCCCAGGAGCACATCATAGACCAAGGAGATGACGGAGATAATTTTTATGTCATAGAGAG GGGCGTTTACGATATCGTGGTGGCGAAGGACGGCGTGAGCACGCGCGTGGGGAAGTACGACAACAAAGGCAGCTTTGGCGAGCTGGCGCTCATGTACAACACGCCGCGAGCGGCCACCATCGTGGCGACGCAGGAAGGCGCCCTGTGGGGCCTG GACCGGACCACCTTCCACAGGCTGATTGTGAAAAACAAcgcaaagaagaggaggatgtACGAAGCCTTCGTTGAATGTGTTCCTCTTCTCAAGTCTCTTGAG CTCTCCGAGAGAATGAAGATTGCGGATGTTCTCGGCGCGAGGTGCTTCAAAGATGGAGAGCGCGTAATAGCGCAGGTAACACGCGGTAACCTTCTCGCGGTCGCTTCCAACGGACCAGATGTATTGTCGCCCGTGTGGCCGCAGGGAGACGCGGCCGACTGTTTCTACATCGTGGAGTCGGGACAAGTGAGGATCATGATCAAAAGCAAA ACAAAGGCAGGCCGGCAGGACGACGCAGAGGTGGAAGTGGCTCGCTGCTCTCGAGGACAATACTTTGGGGAGCTCGCACTCGTCACCAACAAACCTCGCGCGGCGTCCGTGTACGCCGTCGGAGAAACCAAATGTTTGG TGATTGACATCCTGGCGTTTGAGCGCCTGCTGGGCCCCTGCAAGGAGATCATGAAGCGGAACATCTCCCAGTACGAAGAGCAGCTGGTGGCGTTGTTTGGCTCCAGCGTGGATTTAAAAGACTAG